The following proteins are co-located in the Tachysurus vachellii isolate PV-2020 chromosome 19, HZAU_Pvac_v1, whole genome shotgun sequence genome:
- the LOC132862563 gene encoding OTU domain-containing protein 3-like, with protein sequence MSRKQSGKSVRGNRKCELERKRGERAARRALAKDRKNRPPGEDEGEEFVSFSNQLKALGLKLREVPGDGNCLFRALADQLEGHSRNHLRLRHETVQYMQSHRQDFEPFVEDDVPFTKHVSDLAEPGTFAGNDAIVAFARSQQVKVVIHQLNAALWEINGSEKPLCQELHIAYRYGDHYDSVRHLGDNSESPAHLRIANLNNSRRFGDGEKGKQKAPPPSHSPSDDEDVILNSLKTASVNNQEINPCQSSAASQKCHAEWLEAESSILSSPCDIGKRIHPENQSDTVCPPETGTAHKPKLSNKQRKEQHRLEKKKKQEERHRQKVLQGKSSHHQDQNLLGPVTLVPALSTLSI encoded by the exons ATGTCTAGAAAGCAATCAGGAAAGTCTGTACGTGGAAACAGGAAATGTGAGCTTGAGAGGAAGAGAGGTGAACGTGCAGCCCGCAGAGCTTTGGCCAAAGATCGAAAAAACCGACCACCAGGGGAGGATGAAGGAGAGGAATTTGTTAGTTTCTCCAACCAGCTCAAAGCACTTGGTCTAAAACTGAGAGAGGTTCCAGGAGATGG AAACTGCTTGTTTCGTGCTTTGGCGGATCAATTGGAGGGACATTCAAGAAATCACTTGCGTTTACGTCACGAGACTGTTCAGTACATGCAGTCTCACCGACAGGACTTTGAACCTTTTGTTGAGGACGATGTGCCATTCACGAAGCACG TGTCAGACCTTGCAGAGCCAGGCACCTTTGCAGGGAACGATGCAATAGTGGCCTTTGCTCGAAGTCAGCAGGTGAAAGTGGTCATCCATCAGCTGAATGCTGCATTGTGGGAG ATAAATGGATCAGAGAAGCCATTATGTCAGGAGCTTCATATAGCATACCGTTACGGTGACCATTATGACAGTGTCCGGCATCTGGGAGACAACTCTGAAAGCCCTGCCCATCTGCGTATTGCG AATCTAAATAATTCAAGGCGGTTTGGTGATGGTGAGAAGGGGAAACAGAAAGCCCCTCCCCCCAGCCACTCTCCTTCTGACGATGAAGATGTTATCCTTAATTCCCTAAAGACCGCCAGCGTGAACA ATCAAGAGATAAATCCATGCCAATCGAGTGCCGCCTCACAGAAGTGCCATGCAGAATGGCTTGAAGCTGAATCAAGTATTCTGTCATCACCTTGTGATATTGGAAAAAGGATACACCCTGAGAATCAAAGTGACACCGTGTGTCCGCCTGAGACCGGTACCGCACACAAACCCAAG CTGTCTAATAAACAAAGGAAAGAGCAGCATCGTctagagaagaagaagaagcaggaggaaagacacagacagaaggtTCTTCAAGGCAAAAGTTCACATCACCAGGATCAGAATCTGCTTGGACCGGTTACACTTGTGCCAGCACTCAGCACTCTTAGCATCTAA